The Natrinema caseinilyticum genomic sequence GACGTCGACGACGCCGGGGACGGACTCGAGCGCCGATTCGTTGGCCTCGGCGCAGTTGGCACAGCTCATGTCGGTGATGCCGATCGACCGACGCGCCCGCTCGGCTCCGTAGCCGGCGTCCTCGATCGTGTCGTAAATCTCGGCGAGTGACACCGTCTCGGGATCGTACTCGACGGTCCCCTCGTCCGTGGCGAAGTTGGCGTTCGCCTCGACGACGCCGTCGAGCGATTCCAGGGACTCGTCGATCGTTTGCGAACAGTTCGCACAGCTCATCCCGTGGATGTCCAGGTGCGCGGTCCGGGTGCTCATCGAAAATTGATAGGAGATCCTGCCTTACCCACTTTGCTGAACGAAATCCAAAGCAAATCGGGCCGGGAACTTCGGAGCCGAAAGTCAAACTCCCTCCTCGAGTCGCTCGTATCGCCCTTCGAACCGGCTCGAACAGGAGGGACAGCAGAAGTGGTACACCTCGCCGTCGATGCGGGTCGACTCTCCCTCGCTGTCGACGGTGTTGCCACACTCCGCGCAGGTCAACGCGAACGACGTTCCGGCGAGCGACGGCGTCCACTCGGCCTCGTCGATCAACGTCACCTCGTACTCGACGCCGTCGTCGACGGGGAGGAGTCCCTCGAGCCACTCGCGGACCTGCTGAACCTGTGCGCGGGCATAGAACAGGATTTCGCCGTCCGCGGTCAGGAACACGTGTTCGACCGCATCGGCGGCCGCGATAGCCGCTCTGGCGTCGTCGACCTCGCTCGCGGGGACGGTCGCCCGAACGAACACCGGGACCCCCGCTCGGAGCTGCGACTGGTTGACGTCGACGGTGAAGCCGTCGATGACTCCCGCTTCCTCCAGACGTTTGACGCGGTCCGAGACGGCCGGTCCGGAGAGGCCGACCTCCTCGGCGATGTCGCTGTACGGCCGGCGAGCGTCGTCGCCCAGGAGCTGCAAGATTTCCATGTCGGTCTCGTCGAGGTCGCGCATGCCGTGTCCGTTCGGGCCCGAAAGGAAAGAAACTGACGACTATCGCTTTCGATTCTTAAGCCAGAATCGACCGATCCTTATCAGCCGGAACAGTAATGCACAAAGAACGCCACCTCGTACATCGGCACATGAATCAGACCATCACCGTCGAAGGCATGTCCTGTGAACACTGCGAGCAAGCCGTCGAAGACGCGCTCGAGGACGTCGACGGCGTGACGTCGGCGGAGGCCGATCGGGAGACAGAACGCGCGGTCGTCGACGGGGATGCGGATCCACAGGCGCTGGTCGGGGCGGTCGACGAGGCGGGGTACGACGCGGCAGCGGAGTGAACTCCCCCTCGCCCGCACGGAGAAGCGCGACGAGTCGTCTCCGGAGCTTCGGTTCTGACGCGTGACGGCCGGCTTCGGTGGCGTCTACGCGCATCAGCGCCCGGGAGCGTCTCGTGACCTGGAACGACGGAGCCGTCGAGAGCCGCTTTAGTGGTGATCGTGAGCCGCTTCGGAATCCGAATCGGACGAAGACTGCCGCGCGAATTCCGCGGGCGCATCTTCGAACGTCCGCTTGCAGGCGGTCGAGCAGAAATAGTACGTCTCGCCCCCGTGAGCGGCGTTCGGACCGCGATCGTCGGTTCGCATGCCACACACTGGATCGCGATACTGGCCGGGTGCACCGAGTCCGCGACGGTAGACGTACAGGAGGAACACGGAAAGGGCGAACGCGACGAGGTTGAGGTAGAAGGTATAGTCGAGCTGGAAGTACGTCTCCTCGGTGGCCGTCTCGCCGCCGGCCAGGTCCGGGACGATTCCGAGCGCGTCGAAGAGCAGTTCCATGAGAAATCCGGTGAACGCCATCGTTACGAAGAAGACGCCGAGGATGTACAGCATGACCGCCCAGCCGTAGTACTTCCGGTAGACGTTCAACACCGGGATGGTGATGAGGTCGGCGTAGACGAACGCGATGACGCCCGCGAAGCTGATCCCACCGCCCCAGAGTGCGACCGCGAACGGGACGTTACCCATGCTTCCGACGAAGCTGACAACGGCGATCGCGACGCCCACGATCGCGTTCTCGGCGATCACTAACAGCCCATCGCCCTGGACGAACAGCGCGTTCCAGACCCGCTGCGGGACGAACACGATGACGAACCCCGAGACGAGAAACCCCGCGACGACGTCCGTCCAGATCATCGACCACTCTTTCCGGTACTGGTTGCCGAGTTTGTACCACCCGCCCCAGGAACGGAGTTCCTCGCGCCACCCACCGCCGCCCGCCGTCTGCTGGCGATAGGTCTCGAGACACCCCTCCGAACAGAATTTCAGCCGCTCGCCGCCGTCGGTCACGATGGCGTGTTCGTCCGTTCCCTCCATACCACACGTCGGGTCCGTCGTAACGCCGCGCTCGTGGTCTCGCCGATCGAGTTCCGCCCGGACCTCGTCGAATAGCGCCTTCGGGAGCGTCACCCGGACGATGAGGGCCATGACGGCGATGAGAACGACCCCGCCGAGGAGTTCCGCGACGAGAAACTCCCACCCCAGGAGGAGCAGGATCATCAATCCGAGTTCGACGATCAGGTTCGTCGAGGCGAACATGAACGCGAGAACGTTCACCACGTGAGCCCCCTTGGTGAAGAGCCCCTTCGCGATGGCGACTGCACCGAAGCTGCAACCGCTGCTCGCGGCGCCGAACGCCGTCGCCTTCGTGAGGCTCGCGAGGTCGCTCTCCCCGAGTACCCGCGCCATTCGCTCCTTCGACACGTACACCTGTACGAGACTCGTGATCGTGAGCCCCATGATGATCGCCCACGCCGCCGTCCAGAGGAACCCGAGACCAATCCGGAGCGACTCGAGAACCCCCTCGAGAAGGGGCGGTTCCATGCGTAGTCCATCGGTGTATTCGGCTATTGCGGTTGCCCTTCGGAAAACGGGTTCTCCACCGTCGAAGAATACGGATCCGAAAGTGATCGACGGTATTCGGTTACGGTTTCGAGCGTCGAGCGGTCACATCGCGCGCTCGTGGCACAGCGTCGGTCCCGATTGCAGCATCGACCGTTCGCCCGGATTCTTCAATTGAATTATGTTGAAACGGTCAGGGCCGTTGACATTCACGTCGATACTCTCGATCGCCCGGTTCCGACTCATTTCGGATCGAACAGGTCTGTCCAAGAATGCCCGACGTCGGATCGCGATGGCCTCCCGTCTCGGAGATTAGATTCGAAAGGAGAACTGCATTGAGTACGGGACGCATATCTTTGCCTGAAGACGGAACGTCCGTCGTC encodes the following:
- a CDS encoding AsnC family transcriptional regulator is translated as MRDLDETDMEILQLLGDDARRPYSDIAEEVGLSGPAVSDRVKRLEEAGVIDGFTVDVNQSQLRAGVPVFVRATVPASEVDDARAAIAAADAVEHVFLTADGEILFYARAQVQQVREWLEGLLPVDDGVEYEVTLIDEAEWTPSLAGTSFALTCAECGNTVDSEGESTRIDGEVYHFCCPSCSSRFEGRYERLEEGV
- a CDS encoding heavy-metal-associated domain-containing protein gives rise to the protein MNQTITVEGMSCEHCEQAVEDALEDVDGVTSAEADRETERAVVDGDADPQALVGAVDEAGYDAAAE
- a CDS encoding permease, translated to MEPPLLEGVLESLRIGLGFLWTAAWAIIMGLTITSLVQVYVSKERMARVLGESDLASLTKATAFGAASSGCSFGAVAIAKGLFTKGAHVVNVLAFMFASTNLIVELGLMILLLLGWEFLVAELLGGVVLIAVMALIVRVTLPKALFDEVRAELDRRDHERGVTTDPTCGMEGTDEHAIVTDGGERLKFCSEGCLETYRQQTAGGGGWREELRSWGGWYKLGNQYRKEWSMIWTDVVAGFLVSGFVIVFVPQRVWNALFVQGDGLLVIAENAIVGVAIAVVSFVGSMGNVPFAVALWGGGISFAGVIAFVYADLITIPVLNVYRKYYGWAVMLYILGVFFVTMAFTGFLMELLFDALGIVPDLAGGETATEETYFQLDYTFYLNLVAFALSVFLLYVYRRGLGAPGQYRDPVCGMRTDDRGPNAAHGGETYYFCSTACKRTFEDAPAEFARQSSSDSDSEAAHDHH